The following coding sequences lie in one Lolium perenne isolate Kyuss_39 chromosome 2, Kyuss_2.0, whole genome shotgun sequence genomic window:
- the LOC127330126 gene encoding protein NDR1-like, with amino-acid sequence MPRNYRLPMYNRQSPAIRCLKFLCAVLLTLVLVAGVILFVLWLSLRPHRPKFSLADFSIPNLNRQAGAVNLPVKFTVNEHNPNQKIGIHFDKVDGSVYYGDELIASGPAVSPFYQQPKSDTPLQGELSASGPTPTDPAWPRFAAEVGAGSVGLRLVLTSTVQFQVKLWDTREHHMKVDCEFRVGGDGSLLQEYKNTPCKLYF; translated from the coding sequence ATGCCGCGGAACTACCGTCTTCCGATGTACAACCGGCAGAGCCCGGCGATCCGGTGCCTCAAGTTCCTGTGCGCGGTGCTGCTCACGCTCGTCCTCGTCGCCGGCGTCATCCTCTTCGTGCTCTGGCTCAGCCTCCGCCCGCACCGCCCCAAGTTCTCCCTCGCCGACTTCTCCATCCCCAACCTCAACCGCCAGGCGGGCGCCGTCAACCTTCCGGTGAAGTTCACCGTCAACGAGCACAACCCCAACCAGAAGATCGGCATCCACTTCGACAAGGTCGACGGCTCCGTCTACTACGGGGACGAGCTCATCGCGTCGGGCCCCGCCGTGAGCCCGTTCTACCAGCAGCCCAAGAGCGACACGCCGTTGCAGGGGGAGCTCTCCGCGTCCGGGCCGACGCCCACAGACCCGGCGTGGCCGCGGTTCGCCGCCGAGGTTGGGGCCGGGAGCGTCGGGCTGCGTCTGGTGCTAACCTCCACGGTGCAGTTCCAGGTGAAGTTGTGGGACACGAGGGAGCACCACATGAAGGTGGACTGCGAGTTCAGGGTCGGCGGGGACGGCAGCCTCCTGCAGGAGTACAAGAATACGCCCTGCAAGCTCTACTTCTAG